The nucleotide sequence CGCCGCGTACGTGCCCGCCCGGCGTGCCGGCAAGGTCTCCCCGATGGCCGCCCTGCGCGACGCCGGCGCCCCGCTGGACGCCAAGGCCGGAATCGTACGGGCCGTGATCGGCCTCCTCCTGACCGGCGTGGGCGGCTACTGCCTGTACCTGGCGTCCGCCGCCGACAAGGCGAGCGAGGGCTCGATGTGGCTGGGCAGCGGGGTCGTCCTGTCCCTCATCGGCTTCGTCGTCATCGGCCCGCTGCTCGCCGGCGCGGTGGTGCGGGTGCTGGGCGCGGTCGTCCTGCGGGCCTTCGGACCGGTCGGCCGGATGGCCGAGCGCAACGCGCTGCGCAACCCCCGCCGTACGGGGGCCACCGGCGCCGCCCTGATGATCGGCCTCGCCCTGGTCGCCTGCCTGTCCGTCGTCGGCTCCTCCATGGTCGCCTCGGCCACGGATCAGCTCGACAAGACGGTCGGCACGGACTTCATCATCCAGTCCGACACCGGCCAGCTGATCACCCCGCAGGCCGTCGAGGCCGCGCGCTCCGCCGAGGGCATCAAGAGCCTCACCGAGTACAAGTACACCCAGGCCGACTTCACCACCCCCGACGGCAAGACGCTCAAGGAGACGGCGATCACCGCCGCCGATCCGAGCTACGCCACCGACCTCGCCACCGAGGTCGTCGCGGGGAAGCTGACGGACGCCTACAAGCCCGACTCGATGTCCGTCCACGACAAGTTCGCCAAGGACCACGACATCAAGCTCGGCTCCAAGATCGCCGTCGACTTCAAGGACGGCTCCACGGCCGACCTGACCGTCCGCGCGATCACCAGCAGCGACGTCGTCATCGACGCCGGGGCCATGTACACCTCCATCGACACGATGGCCAAGTACGTCCCCGCCGACAGGATGCCCCTCGACCAGATGCTCTTCGCCTCGGCGAAGGAGGGGCAGGACGCTGCCGCGTACAAGTCCCTCAAGGACGCGCTGCACGACTACCCGCAGTACGAGGTCCGCGACCAGACCGACTACAAGGAGGCCCTGAAGGGCCAGATCGACCAGCTCCTCAACATGATCTACGGCCTGCTCGCCCTGGCGATCATCGTCGCGATCCTGGGAGTCGTGAACACACTGGCCCTGTCGGTGGTCGAGCGGACGCGCGAGATCGGTCTGATGCGCGCGATCGGCCTGTCGCGGAGGCAACTGCGCCGGATGATCCGTCTGGAGTCGGTCGTCATCGCCCTCTTCGGCGCGCTCCTCGGCCTGGGGCTGGGCATGGGCTGGGGCGCCACCGCCCAGCAGCTCCTGGCCCTGGAGGGTCTGAAGGTCCTCGACATCCCCTGGCCGACGATCATCGGCGTCTTCATCGGCTCGGCCTTCGTGGGTCTGTTCGCCGCGCTGGTGCCGGCGTTCCGGGCGGGCCGCATGAACGTCCTGAACGCGATCGCCACCGAGTAGCCACCGGCCGGCCACAGGCCACTGAGCACGGGGGAACGGGGACACGGGGGAACACGGGGGAAACCGGGGGAGAGCCCGGCGTCGGGAAGCGGAGGCTTCCGGGCGCCGGGCTCCACCCGTCTCAGGAGGATGCGCTCGGGGATGTGCTCGGGGACGTACTCGGGGATGTGTTCGGGGACGTTCGTTTCAGCAGGACGTAGCCCTGGATGACGCCCCGCAGCACGTACGTGTCGCGCGGATGCAGCTGACGGGCGAACGCGGGGACGTCCTTCACCCAGCGCGAGGAGTTGTCGAAGGCGATGTAGTCGGGGGCGAGGCCCTTGGTCCGGCCGATCCAGAAGACGCGGCAGCGGGAGGTCAGCCGGGTGATGGGCCCGATGTTGGACTCGACGGTGGACCCGTCGGGGATGGTGTCCAGCAGCTTCTCCACAGCCCTGACACCGGCCGGGACACGATAGGCGTCGGCCTCGGTCAGGGTGCCCAGCGGCAGCGCGGTCGTCAGCGCGAGGGAGGCCGCGAGGACGGCGGCGGGCAGATGGAACGTGTACGCGCGCAGCCACGGACGGGAGCTGTGGCGGGCGGCCGGGAGCGTGTCGACGAGCGCGAGCGTGAGGATCGGCATCAGCACGGCGCTGTAGTGCCAGGCCGTGCCCCAGTAGTGGTGGTCGGAGGAGACGAACCGCCAGCCCAGGGTGGGCAGGACGGCGAGGACGATCGGGGAGCGCAGGGCGAGCAGTCCGCTGGTCGGGATCAGCAGCCAGAGGACGGTGCGGATCTTGACGTCCACGCCGTCGAGGGGGCCCGAGCCGCCGACCTTCGACAGGTAGTCGGAGGCGCCGACGGTGTTGAAGGACGGGATGATCACGGTGAAGGCGAGCAGTGTGGCGAGCGCGCCGAACCCCGCGACCGCGAGGGCGTACGGCACCACCCGGGACGAGCCGTGCCGCCGGGCCCGTAGCGCGACGACGACCGCGATGACCGCCAGCGTCAGCCCCTGGTCCTCCTTGACCAGCACCAGAGGCAGTCCCCAGAGCAGCGCCGCACGCCACCGCCGCCGGAGCAGCGCCTCCAGGGAGAACGCGATCAGCGGAACCGCGAAACAGATCTCGTGGAAGTCGAAGTCCACGGCGTTCTGCAGCCCCCACGACAGCCCGTACGCCACCCCCAGCGTGAGTCCCCGCGCCCGCCCCAGCATCCGCGTCGCCGCCCGGGTCACCGGCACCGCCGACAGCGCGAACAGCGCCGCCTGCGCGACCAGCAGGGTCACGGACGAGGGAAACATGCGGTAGAGCGGCGCGAGCAGCACGGTGACAGGGCTGAAGTGATCCCCGAGAACGCTGTACCCCGGCCCCTTCAGCTCGACGATCGGTGCCTGGAAGTGCGCGTACGCCCGCACTGTCTGCTCGAAGATCCCCAGGTCGTACGAACGGGTCCCCATCCGCCGGTACCGCCCGACCGACACCGCGGCATACGCGACGAACAGCACGACGGCCAGCACGTACGGCTCGCCCCGCTCGGGCGGAAAGCGCCGGTCACGGGCCGGGAGAGAGGCCATGACCGGCCCTGGTATGAGCGCCGGCGTCGACGGGTTCGTGGACGGGGCGGTCGGTGCCATGGATGCTCACGTTCGGCTGGGGGCAGGGGGCAAGGGGTGCCTTAAGAGATTAGGCGGCGGGTGAGGGGAGGGGCGAAGCCCCTTGTTTTCAGGGGCGCGGGGAACTGCTTTTCGGGGGCGCGGGGAACTGCGCGATCAACCACGACGCTCCCGCACGCAAAAACGGACAGGGGAGCGGGGTCGAAGGGGCAGCGCCCCTGGTGATGGGACGGGTAGGGGCGGTGGGGGCGAGACAAGAGTCGTCCACACCCCCCCGCACCGCTCGTCGTACCCTGGACACCCCCGGCCCGTCACACGAGTCCGGGCGTTCGTGTTGCCCCGGCAGCCCGACAGCCAGCTCAAGCCAGTAGCCCCACACCTTGCCCACCCGGACGGGAAACGCCCCGAATGAGCCTCCACGGTCTGCTAGACGCCGTAGTCAAGGACGCCCCCCTCGCGGAAGCGATCAGGGCGGCATCCGACGGCCACCGCACCCACATCGACCTGGTGGGCCCCCCGGCGGCCCGCCCCTTCGCGGTGGCCGCCCTCACCCGGGACGCCGGCCGCCCCGTACTCGCCGTGACGGCGACGGGCCGCGAGGCCGAGGACCTGGCGGCGGCCCTGCGCTCGCTGCTCCCCCCGGACGGCGTCGTGGAGTACCCGGCCTGGGAGACGCTCCCGCACGAGCGGCTCAGCCCGCGCAGCGACACCGTCGGCCGCCGCCTCGCCGTACTGCGCCGCCTCACCCACCCGCGCCCGGACGACCCGGAGACCGGCCCGGTCTCGGTCGTCGTCGCCCCCGTCCGCTCCGTCCTCCAGCCGCAGGTCAAGGGCCTCGGAGACCTGGAGCCGGTCGCCCTGCGCTCGGGCGGCACGGCCGACCTGAACCGTACGGTCGAGGCCCTGGCGGCAGCCGCGTACTCCCGTGTCGAACTCGTCGAGAGGCGCGGCGAGTTCGCCGTACGCGGCGGCATCCTGGACGTCTTCCCGCCGACCGAGGAGCACCCCCTCCGGGTGGAGTTCTGGGGCGACGACGTCGAGGAGATCCGGTACTTCAAGGTCGCCGACCAGCGCTCCCTGGAGGTCGCCGAGCACGGTCTGTGGGCGCCGCCCTGCCGCGAACTGCTCCTCACCGACGACGTACGCGCCCGCGCGCGCGCCCTCGCCGAGCGCCACCCGGAGCTCGGCGAACTCCTCAACAAGATCGCCGAGGGCATCGCCGTCGAGGGGATGGAATCCCTCGCTCCGGTCCTCGTCGACGACATGGAACTGCTGATCGACGTCATGCCGAAGGGCGCCATGGCGATCGTGTGCGACCCGGAGCGGGTGCGGACGCGGGCGGCGGACCTGG is from Streptomyces sp. NBC_01314 and encodes:
- a CDS encoding ABC transporter permease, whose translation is MSVMKTSLRNFFAHKGRMALSAIAVMLSVAFVTGTLVFTDTMGTTFDKLFAATSSDVTVSAKGASDSGETQSDNGRPPVMPASVVDKVGGADGVKSAEGTVFSTSVTVVDADKDSLSPTSGAPTIVGNWNANDSRTMKISSGNAPRGPDQIMVDADTADKHDLKLGDEIGVISAVGTHEAKVSGIADFQVTNPGAAIFYLDTATAQKALVGETDVYTNVNITAAAGFTDAQVKKNVSAELGGTYKVQTAKEIADANAKDVGEFMGVMKYAMLGFAGIAFLVGIFLIINTFSMLVAQRTREIGLMRAIGSSRGQVNRSVLVEALLLGVFGSLLGVAGGVGLAIGLMKLMSATGMNLSTDDLTIAWTTPAVGLLLGIVVTVLAAYVPARRAGKVSPMAALRDAGAPLDAKAGIVRAVIGLLLTGVGGYCLYLASAADKASEGSMWLGSGVVLSLIGFVVIGPLLAGAVVRVLGAVVLRAFGPVGRMAERNALRNPRRTGATGAALMIGLALVACLSVVGSSMVASATDQLDKTVGTDFIIQSDTGQLITPQAVEAARSAEGIKSLTEYKYTQADFTTPDGKTLKETAITAADPSYATDLATEVVAGKLTDAYKPDSMSVHDKFAKDHDIKLGSKIAVDFKDGSTADLTVRAITSSDVVIDAGAMYTSIDTMAKYVPADRMPLDQMLFASAKEGQDAAAYKSLKDALHDYPQYEVRDQTDYKEALKGQIDQLLNMIYGLLALAIIVAILGVVNTLALSVVERTREIGLMRAIGLSRRQLRRMIRLESVVIALFGALLGLGLGMGWGATAQQLLALEGLKVLDIPWPTIIGVFIGSAFVGLFAALVPAFRAGRMNVLNAIATE
- a CDS encoding DUF2079 domain-containing protein, which encodes MASLPARDRRFPPERGEPYVLAVVLFVAYAAVSVGRYRRMGTRSYDLGIFEQTVRAYAHFQAPIVELKGPGYSVLGDHFSPVTVLLAPLYRMFPSSVTLLVAQAALFALSAVPVTRAATRMLGRARGLTLGVAYGLSWGLQNAVDFDFHEICFAVPLIAFSLEALLRRRWRAALLWGLPLVLVKEDQGLTLAVIAVVVALRARRHGSSRVVPYALAVAGFGALATLLAFTVIIPSFNTVGASDYLSKVGGSGPLDGVDVKIRTVLWLLIPTSGLLALRSPIVLAVLPTLGWRFVSSDHHYWGTAWHYSAVLMPILTLALVDTLPAARHSSRPWLRAYTFHLPAAVLAASLALTTALPLGTLTEADAYRVPAGVRAVEKLLDTIPDGSTVESNIGPITRLTSRCRVFWIGRTKGLAPDYIAFDNSSRWVKDVPAFARQLHPRDTYVLRGVIQGYVLLKRTSPNTSPSTSPSTSPSASS